One Natronolimnobius sp. AArcel1 DNA window includes the following coding sequences:
- a CDS encoding Sir2 family NAD-dependent protein deacetylase, with translation MDAVLERLADEIREAETVVALTGAGISAPSGVPTFRGDDGVWEHFDEGQFTHGRFQRDPEGFWDDRVALHRELFGEEYEPNVAHEALAELGRDGHLEAICTQNTDGLHLDAAAVVGENGDSSVSDSSADANVPGSETTVLELHGNARRVRCQDCGARTEAGPIYDRAENGELPPTCDCGGIYKPDVVLFGEQLSGAAIQRAQSLARESDVFLAIGSSLIVTPAASLPRTAASSGATVAIVTLEETPLDDVADVCCQQDVTDLLPHLQALVTGESSSTE, from the coding sequence ATGGACGCAGTCCTCGAGCGACTCGCGGACGAAATCAGGGAGGCAGAAACGGTGGTGGCACTGACTGGGGCGGGTATTTCCGCTCCCTCCGGCGTGCCGACGTTTCGCGGCGACGACGGCGTCTGGGAGCACTTCGATGAGGGCCAGTTCACCCATGGTCGATTTCAGCGCGATCCGGAAGGGTTCTGGGACGACCGCGTTGCCCTCCATCGCGAACTGTTCGGCGAGGAGTACGAGCCAAACGTCGCCCACGAGGCACTGGCCGAACTGGGCCGAGACGGCCATCTCGAGGCGATTTGCACACAGAACACGGACGGGCTCCACCTCGATGCAGCGGCTGTGGTCGGTGAGAACGGCGACTCGAGTGTGAGTGACTCGAGCGCCGACGCAAACGTACCCGGAAGCGAGACGACAGTGCTCGAACTCCACGGCAACGCTCGGCGTGTTCGCTGTCAGGACTGTGGCGCACGAACCGAAGCAGGTCCGATCTACGACCGTGCCGAGAACGGCGAACTACCGCCGACCTGTGACTGTGGCGGCATCTACAAACCCGATGTCGTCCTCTTTGGCGAGCAACTCTCGGGGGCCGCGATACAGCGAGCGCAGTCACTCGCCCGCGAAAGCGACGTGTTCCTCGCGATTGGCTCGTCACTCATCGTCACCCCTGCGGCCTCGCTGCCCCGCACCGCCGCCTCGTCGGGCGCGACCGTTGCCATCGTGACGCTCGAGGAGACGCCACTCGATGACGTGGCCGACGTGTGTTGCCAGCAAGACGTGACCGACCTACTCCCGCACTTGCAGGCGCTCGTCACCGGCGAGTCCTCGAGTACGGAGTAA
- a CDS encoding helix-turn-helix domain-containing protein, which produces MCLRAEFDVTSPDLVLGPTLQAMPSVELTIERQYALDPAQPITFCWVRCPDRTHLEQLLTTDRTITSFQQLEQTPDQTLYRVRHSDDESLSAYREWVSVGGQLLEGHGSDGRWSMTMRFPDQEAFAQYHAYLEDHGVEFDLHRLATGAEVEPPQAATETLTESQREALILAFEYGFFSVPRETELSAVADAFNISEQAVSERLRRGQARLIEEYVLPAAPGVDQ; this is translated from the coding sequence ATGTGCCTTCGTGCGGAGTTCGACGTGACATCGCCGGACCTCGTTCTCGGTCCCACGCTGCAAGCGATGCCGTCGGTCGAACTCACCATCGAGCGCCAGTACGCTCTCGATCCCGCACAGCCGATTACGTTCTGCTGGGTGCGCTGTCCCGACCGTACCCACCTCGAGCAGTTGCTCACGACGGACCGAACAATTACTTCGTTTCAACAACTCGAGCAAACCCCAGACCAGACGCTCTACCGGGTCCGACACAGCGATGACGAGAGTCTGTCAGCCTATCGCGAGTGGGTGTCTGTCGGTGGCCAACTGCTCGAGGGCCACGGGAGTGATGGCCGCTGGTCGATGACGATGCGATTTCCGGATCAAGAGGCGTTTGCACAGTACCACGCATATCTCGAGGATCATGGCGTCGAGTTCGACCTGCATCGACTTGCAACTGGAGCCGAGGTCGAGCCACCACAGGCCGCAACTGAGACGCTCACTGAGTCCCAGCGAGAGGCGCTGATCCTTGCGTTCGAGTACGGCTTCTTTTCAGTACCGCGAGAAACCGAACTGTCGGCGGTCGCGGACGCGTTCAATATTTCGGAACAGGCAGTCAGCGAGCGACTCCGGCGTGGGCAAGCCAGGCTCATCGAGGAATACGTTCTTCCGGCTGCACCCGGTGTCGATCAGTAG